One Natrinema marinum genomic window carries:
- a CDS encoding 50S ribosomal protein L37ae: MAKKGTVGSAGRFGARYGRVARRRVSEIEDDMENAEVDGDDVTRVGTGIWKNEETGEVFTGGAYRPETPAGRTVQRSIRAALAEDDE, translated from the coding sequence ATGGCCAAGAAAGGAACGGTCGGCAGCGCGGGCCGCTTCGGTGCCCGCTACGGCCGCGTCGCGCGCCGTCGCGTCAGCGAGATCGAAGACGACATGGAAAACGCCGAAGTCGACGGCGACGACGTCACTCGCGTCGGCACCGGCATCTGGAAGAACGAGGAGACCGGCGAGGTCTTTACCGGCGGCGCGTACCGCCCGGAGACCCCTGCCGGCCGCACCGTCCAGCGCTCCATCCGCGCTGCGCTCGCAGAGGACGACGAATAA
- a CDS encoding DUF2103 domain-containing protein produces the protein MECRHCASPLEKPGDFCLVCRETNTEAIVLEAGRDRATITMLAGDDEGTDGTERTGESASATDDEEEILGETTITTTPEDGENEVVELRNFAGLIGDEIRRKRPEEVYAGGTRAVIRAVREDIHYPFYRVDDDDPVQAVLERRGNRALDVVETPPAEKIGGSHTTLIGGRAGMNAIHTVADHPHVKKVIPGPIDAGGKGSQSGLRAKVTRADDGGNVRMLIRDGSSVQENRVVTTARDREMGERIRADLNDVLADAEFQ, from the coding sequence ATGGAGTGTCGCCACTGCGCTTCGCCCCTCGAGAAACCCGGCGACTTCTGTCTGGTCTGTCGGGAGACAAACACCGAGGCGATCGTCCTCGAGGCGGGACGCGACAGAGCGACCATCACGATGCTGGCGGGGGACGACGAGGGCACGGACGGCACCGAACGAACCGGCGAGTCGGCATCTGCGACCGACGACGAGGAGGAAATCCTCGGCGAGACGACGATCACGACGACGCCGGAAGACGGCGAGAACGAGGTCGTCGAACTGCGGAACTTCGCCGGGCTGATCGGCGACGAAATCCGCCGGAAACGGCCCGAGGAGGTCTACGCGGGCGGAACGCGAGCCGTGATCCGGGCCGTCCGTGAGGACATCCACTACCCGTTCTACCGTGTCGACGACGACGATCCAGTGCAAGCGGTTCTCGAGCGCCGCGGCAATCGCGCGCTCGACGTGGTCGAGACCCCGCCGGCCGAGAAGATCGGCGGCAGCCACACGACGCTCATCGGCGGCCGAGCCGGAATGAACGCCATCCACACGGTCGCGGACCACCCCCACGTCAAGAAGGTGATTCCGGGCCCCATCGACGCTGGCGGCAAGGGCTCGCAGTCCGGACTGCGCGCGAAGGTCACCCGCGCCGACGACGGCGGCAACGTCCGCATGCTCATCCGCGACGGCTCGAGTGTTCAGGAGAACCGCGTCGTGACGACCGCTCGCGACCGGGAGATGGGCGAGCGGATCCGCGCGGACTTGAACGATGTCCTGGCCGACGCGGAGTTCCAGTAG
- the surE gene encoding 5'/3'-nucleotidase SurE → MELASDPHILLTNDDGIDAPGIRALYDALSAVGTVTVVAPDRNQSAVGRSLSYGRTSEEGDGLEIDLESDAFTVPVPHTDHELGYAVNGTPCDCAIVGVKGIEPAPDIVVSGCNSGANLGAYVFSRSGTVSAAMEAAFLETPSIAISMDTLGYERDLEPADFEHAGEVAAALVDGTPGTGLFDRVDYLNVNVPRPDREANGVAITRPTRIYEMDATFEKGRFQLTNRLWQQMANRDIPDPEDTDRHAVLEEQVSISPLRVPYEVVDTEPVRNIFGDIF, encoded by the coding sequence ATGGAACTGGCTTCGGACCCCCACATCCTCCTGACGAACGACGACGGGATCGACGCGCCCGGCATCCGCGCACTGTACGACGCGCTCTCGGCGGTCGGCACGGTCACCGTCGTCGCGCCCGACCGAAACCAGAGCGCGGTCGGCCGGTCGCTGTCTTACGGCCGGACGAGCGAGGAAGGCGACGGCCTCGAGATCGACCTAGAGTCGGACGCGTTCACCGTCCCGGTCCCCCACACCGACCACGAACTCGGCTACGCCGTCAACGGCACCCCCTGTGACTGTGCCATCGTCGGCGTCAAGGGAATCGAGCCGGCCCCCGACATCGTCGTCTCCGGCTGCAACTCCGGGGCGAACCTCGGGGCCTACGTGTTCTCCCGCTCGGGGACCGTCAGCGCCGCGATGGAGGCCGCCTTCCTCGAGACTCCCTCGATCGCGATCTCGATGGACACGCTCGGCTACGAGCGCGACCTCGAGCCGGCAGATTTCGAGCACGCGGGGGAAGTCGCCGCCGCCCTGGTTGACGGCACACCCGGAACGGGCCTGTTCGACCGTGTGGACTACCTGAACGTCAACGTGCCGCGACCGGACCGCGAGGCCAACGGCGTCGCGATCACGCGCCCGACCCGAATCTACGAGATGGACGCGACGTTCGAGAAGGGGCGCTTCCAGCTGACTAACCGCCTCTGGCAGCAGATGGCCAACCGCGATATCCCCGACCCCGAGGATACCGACCGTCACGCCGTGCTCGAGGAACAGGTCTCGATCTCCCCGCTCAGGGTGCCCTACGAGGTCGTGGACACGGAACCGGTTCGGAACATCTTCGGCGACATCTTCTGA
- the truD gene encoding tRNA pseudouridine(13) synthase TruD, whose translation MRPAHPTEQAVGMEYYVSDTDGVGGRLREDDEHFRVRELERFDTEPVDASTDAYPHLVFRATLRGWDTNDFASRISDALGISRERVNWAGTKDKYAVTTQLFSVYGADPDDLPEVDGAELEVLGRAGRNLEFGDLAGNAFELVVSEPQRPENAAGITDELAAFGWLESDTSDDATSIGVPNFFGQQRFGSRRPVTHKVGLAIARGDWEGAVMAYLGNPTDAEPEGTREARAFIDRELRRSSDTSSGEQRDPREETRDWQEALERVPNRLRYERSMIHALAEHDGEPGPDEFRAALERVPSNLQRLFVHAAQSYAFNLMLSERLARGLPFDRPVAGDVACFSDTDAPDGLELPDTDRLQRVDERRVDSVTRHCERGRAFVTAPLVGTETELADGEQGEIEREVLDDLGLEPADFDLPGEFHSTGTRRAMLVRTDLDLDREPLTLEFALPKGSYATVVLREYLKVDPVDLG comes from the coding sequence ATGCGCCCAGCCCACCCCACCGAACAGGCCGTCGGCATGGAGTACTACGTCAGCGACACCGACGGCGTCGGCGGCCGACTGCGCGAGGACGACGAGCACTTCCGGGTGCGCGAACTCGAGCGCTTCGACACCGAGCCGGTCGACGCCTCGACGGACGCCTATCCGCATCTCGTCTTTCGGGCGACCCTGCGCGGCTGGGACACCAACGATTTCGCCTCCCGAATCTCGGACGCGCTCGGGATCTCTCGAGAGCGAGTCAACTGGGCCGGCACGAAGGACAAGTACGCCGTGACGACGCAGCTGTTTTCGGTCTACGGGGCCGATCCGGACGACCTTCCCGAGGTCGACGGCGCAGAACTCGAGGTGCTCGGACGAGCGGGTCGGAACCTCGAGTTCGGCGACCTCGCGGGCAACGCGTTCGAACTCGTGGTCAGCGAGCCCCAGCGACCCGAGAACGCGGCGGGGATCACCGACGAGCTGGCGGCGTTCGGGTGGCTCGAGAGCGATACGTCGGACGACGCAACCTCGATCGGCGTTCCCAACTTCTTCGGCCAGCAGCGCTTCGGCAGTCGCCGACCGGTCACCCACAAGGTCGGCCTCGCGATCGCCCGCGGCGACTGGGAGGGCGCGGTGATGGCCTACCTCGGGAACCCGACTGATGCGGAACCGGAGGGCACGCGGGAGGCTCGCGCCTTCATCGATCGCGAACTCCGACGGAGTTCGGATACCTCGAGCGGGGAGCAACGCGACCCGCGGGAGGAGACGCGGGACTGGCAGGAAGCCCTCGAGCGCGTCCCAAACCGCCTGCGCTACGAGCGCTCGATGATCCACGCGCTCGCCGAACACGACGGCGAGCCGGGGCCCGACGAGTTCCGGGCGGCCCTCGAGCGCGTTCCCTCGAACCTTCAGCGACTGTTCGTCCACGCCGCCCAGTCCTACGCGTTCAATCTGATGCTCTCCGAGCGTCTAGCGCGCGGACTCCCCTTCGATCGACCCGTCGCGGGCGACGTGGCCTGCTTTTCCGATACCGACGCGCCCGATGGCCTCGAGTTGCCCGACACCGACCGGCTCCAGCGCGTCGACGAGCGCCGGGTCGACTCGGTGACCCGCCACTGCGAGCGCGGGCGAGCGTTCGTCACCGCGCCGCTGGTCGGCACCGAAACGGAACTGGCCGACGGCGAGCAGGGCGAGATCGAACGCGAGGTACTCGACGACCTCGGCCTCGAGCCCGCCGACTTCGACCTCCCAGGGGAGTTTCACTCGACCGGGACGCGGCGCGCGATGCTCGTCCGGACGGATCTCGACCTCGATCGCGAGCCGCTGACGCTCGAGTTCGCGCTGCCGAAGGGGTCGTACGCGACGGTCGTTCTGCGGGAGTATCTGAAGGTCGATCCGGTCGATCTGGGCTGA
- a CDS encoding ABC transporter permease — translation MSRMGRVRAETSAGWRSFVRRRTAVFFTFFFPVILIVIFGALVRTDPTGEGLFTEPAAYYVPGYLAVVVLFTPLSRMGSEVARHREGSRFEKLATTPLSRGEWLLAQTAVNAVIIGLASLLILGLVIVLTGAEIAFSLLLVPYILIGVVCFCGVGAMLGSYTDSQDGAVAASNAIGLPLLFLSETFISLSQLPGWFGPLVNLSPLTYFARGVRAATYSEAETAAVAGLEPQIANLLILSAVAVVAFALGARSIPRTD, via the coding sequence ATGAGCCGCATGGGTCGCGTCCGGGCCGAAACCAGTGCCGGCTGGCGGTCGTTCGTCCGGCGGCGGACGGCGGTCTTCTTCACCTTTTTCTTCCCGGTGATCCTGATCGTCATCTTCGGGGCGCTGGTTCGAACGGATCCGACGGGAGAGGGGCTGTTCACGGAGCCGGCGGCCTACTACGTACCGGGCTACCTCGCAGTCGTCGTCCTCTTCACGCCGCTCTCGCGGATGGGCAGCGAGGTCGCTCGCCACCGGGAAGGGAGTCGCTTCGAAAAACTCGCGACGACGCCGCTGTCCCGGGGAGAGTGGTTACTCGCCCAGACGGCCGTCAACGCCGTCATCATCGGCCTCGCGAGCCTACTCATCCTCGGCTTAGTGATCGTTCTCACGGGCGCGGAGATCGCGTTCTCGTTGCTGCTGGTACCCTACATTCTGATCGGCGTCGTCTGCTTTTGTGGCGTCGGGGCGATGCTCGGCAGCTACACCGACTCCCAGGACGGCGCGGTCGCCGCCAGTAACGCGATCGGGCTTCCGCTGCTCTTCCTCTCCGAGACGTTCATCTCGCTTTCCCAACTGCCGGGCTGGTTCGGCCCGCTGGTGAACCTCTCGCCGCTGACGTACTTCGCGCGCGGCGTGCGAGCCGCGACCTACTCGGAGGCTGAGACGGCGGCGGTCGCCGGCCTCGAGCCCCAGATCGCGAACCTGCTGATCCTCTCTGCCGTAGCGGTCGTCGCGTTCGCGCTCGGTGCGCGGTCGATCCCACGGACGGACTGA
- a CDS encoding ABC transporter ATP-binding protein: protein MEAVVEATDLEKTYGETVALAGASLSVGRGEVFALIGPNGAGKTTLVRALTGTTEPDAGSARILGESPTAVDRGRLGVLPQEFSPPSRLSARELLAYYAGLYDDARDSEDVLADVGLVDAGDTWYEDLSGGQQRRVCVGSALVNDPDLLFLDEPTTGIDPAGRRTVWRLIEDLAAGGTTVVLTTHDMAEAERLADRVGLLADGAIVAQGSPDDLVGEHGGSSRLTIETSADPSVFDDLEYPVERPERGRGRSPERAVVVREVEPAAIGTVVDYLENQTIAYTELSWAEPDLEDVYLSLADVTERERTDRLEGSGSGDGDASESDLAQAGETA, encoded by the coding sequence ATGGAAGCCGTAGTCGAAGCGACGGACCTCGAGAAGACCTACGGCGAGACCGTCGCCCTAGCGGGGGCCTCGCTGTCGGTCGGTCGCGGCGAAGTCTTCGCGCTGATCGGTCCGAACGGGGCCGGAAAGACGACGCTCGTGCGCGCACTGACGGGGACGACCGAGCCCGACGCCGGCAGCGCGCGTATCCTCGGCGAATCGCCGACGGCGGTCGATCGGGGCCGGCTGGGCGTCCTTCCCCAGGAGTTCTCGCCGCCGAGCCGGCTCAGCGCACGGGAGCTGCTTGCCTACTACGCGGGGCTGTACGACGACGCGCGCGATTCCGAGGACGTGCTGGCCGACGTGGGGCTCGTCGACGCCGGCGACACGTGGTACGAGGACCTCTCGGGCGGCCAGCAGCGGCGCGTCTGCGTCGGCTCGGCGCTGGTCAACGACCCCGACCTGCTCTTTCTGGACGAACCCACGACCGGCATCGACCCCGCCGGCCGGCGCACCGTCTGGCGGCTGATCGAGGACCTCGCGGCCGGCGGGACCACCGTCGTCCTGACGACCCACGACATGGCCGAAGCCGAGCGCCTCGCCGATCGCGTCGGCCTGCTCGCCGACGGCGCGATCGTCGCGCAGGGCTCACCCGACGACCTCGTCGGCGAACACGGCGGCTCGAGCCGCCTCACGATCGAGACCAGCGCCGATCCGTCGGTCTTCGACGATCTCGAGTATCCGGTCGAACGGCCGGAACGCGGCCGGGGCCGGAGCCCGGAACGGGCCGTCGTCGTCCGCGAGGTCGAGCCCGCCGCGATCGGGACGGTCGTCGACTACCTCGAAAATCAGACCATCGCGTACACCGAGCTCTCGTGGGCCGAGCCCGACCTCGAGGACGTGTATCTCTCGCTGGCCGATGTGACGGAGCGGGAACGAACGGACCGTCTCGAGGGCAGTGGGAGCGGAGACGGCGACGCCAGTGAATCCGATCTCGCACAGGCAGGTGAGACCGCATGA
- a CDS encoding TIGR03557 family F420-dependent LLM class oxidoreductase codes for MTKLGYTLSSEEFGPQELVDIARQAEEAGFDFCSISDHFHPWVPAQGESPFVWSTLGAIANETDEIEVGVGVTCPTTRIHPLNVAHAVATVDELFGDRFTFGVGTGENLNEHVTGERWPEHDVRLERLEEAMDVMRKLWTGETTSHRGEHYTVENATLFTVPDDQPTTIASAFGPQTAEWTAEHADGLWCSGPRSEPVKAYEDAGGEGPTYTQLHGCYADSEEEAVETIYEQWPNGSIPGELGQELPTPAHFEQAAQMVEKEDIAESGTTTEPDAGAHIESIEEAVDAGYDHVYVHQIGPEQEKAIEFHAAEVLPSFS; via the coding sequence ATGACGAAACTCGGGTATACCCTCTCGAGCGAGGAGTTCGGGCCGCAGGAACTGGTCGATATCGCGCGGCAGGCCGAGGAAGCCGGCTTCGACTTCTGCTCGATCTCGGATCACTTCCACCCGTGGGTCCCCGCACAGGGCGAGTCGCCGTTCGTCTGGTCGACGCTGGGAGCCATCGCGAACGAGACCGACGAGATAGAAGTCGGCGTCGGCGTCACCTGCCCGACGACGCGGATCCACCCGCTCAACGTCGCCCACGCGGTCGCCACCGTCGACGAGCTGTTCGGCGACCGCTTTACCTTCGGCGTCGGCACCGGCGAGAACCTGAACGAACACGTCACGGGCGAGCGCTGGCCCGAGCACGATGTCCGCCTCGAGCGGCTCGAGGAGGCGATGGACGTGATGCGAAAGCTCTGGACTGGCGAGACGACGAGTCACCGCGGCGAGCACTACACGGTCGAGAACGCGACGCTGTTCACCGTCCCCGACGACCAACCGACGACGATCGCGAGCGCCTTTGGCCCGCAGACGGCCGAGTGGACCGCCGAACACGCCGACGGGCTCTGGTGTTCCGGCCCGCGATCGGAGCCGGTCAAAGCCTACGAGGACGCCGGCGGCGAGGGGCCGACGTACACCCAACTGCACGGCTGCTACGCCGACAGTGAGGAGGAGGCAGTCGAGACGATCTACGAGCAGTGGCCCAACGGCTCGATTCCGGGCGAACTCGGCCAGGAGCTGCCGACGCCGGCACACTTCGAGCAGGCCGCTCAGATGGTCGAGAAAGAGGACATCGCCGAGAGCGGGACGACGACCGAGCCCGACGCAGGGGCCCACATCGAGAGCATCGAGGAGGCGGTCGACGCGGGCTACGACCACGTCTACGTTCACCAGATCGGACCGGAACAGGAGAAGGCGATCGAGTTCCACGCGGCGGAAGTCCTCCCGTCGTTCAGTTAA
- a CDS encoding potassium channel family protein, with the protein MNYWWRRIALSLVAVLALVLVYAGLYQHGMATFEGENMSYYEALQFVVEALTTAGFGGDSSDWESAATNLMVIAMNLTGVLLVFLALPLIVVPLFQQALQDRPPEETDLIDHVVICSYTPRSDVLAEELEAANVPYVFIDDDPELVVELVNDGIDAIYGELDQEGTLRAANTTEARALVTDIDDETNAMVILTARELSSDLRIVTVVEDDDVASYHRYAGADDVVRPRRVLGESLATKATTTVSADLRDTVEFSDDLAVTELLVQDHSDLVGQTIPESGVRDRMGITVIGAWFNGEFVPVPGPEHRIDGNTILLVAGQRDDLSELKARTVSSVQHRRDRVLVGGSGVVGHTAAETLAADGVSTCVVDLVEQEGVDIVGDVTDEDVLEDAGIGDSRSVILTLDDDATTIYATLVIKQVAPEVEIIARANETENIPKLYRAGAEYVLALSTVTGRMLASVLIEDEEILTPETQFELVRTAAPRIAGRSLGDVDLRAKTGCTVVAAERDDELLTDLGPGFEVRSDDTLIVAGSDEAINEFVALATD; encoded by the coding sequence ATGAACTACTGGTGGCGGCGAATCGCGCTCTCGCTGGTCGCCGTCCTCGCGCTCGTCCTCGTCTACGCCGGGCTCTACCAGCACGGAATGGCCACGTTCGAGGGGGAGAACATGTCGTACTACGAGGCGCTCCAGTTCGTGGTCGAAGCATTGACGACCGCAGGTTTCGGTGGCGATTCCTCTGACTGGGAGAGCGCCGCGACGAACCTGATGGTGATCGCGATGAACCTCACGGGCGTTCTGCTCGTCTTCCTCGCGCTCCCCCTGATCGTCGTCCCGCTGTTCCAGCAGGCGCTTCAAGATCGGCCGCCCGAAGAAACCGACCTCATCGACCACGTCGTCATCTGCTCGTACACGCCCCGGTCGGACGTGCTCGCGGAGGAGCTCGAGGCGGCGAACGTGCCGTACGTCTTCATCGACGACGATCCAGAACTCGTCGTGGAACTGGTCAACGACGGGATCGACGCCATCTACGGCGAACTCGATCAGGAGGGGACGCTACGCGCGGCCAACACGACCGAGGCTCGCGCGCTCGTCACCGACATCGACGACGAGACGAACGCGATGGTGATCCTCACGGCTCGAGAGCTCTCGAGTGACCTCCGAATCGTCACCGTGGTCGAGGACGACGACGTGGCGAGCTACCACCGCTACGCGGGTGCCGACGACGTCGTCCGCCCGCGGCGGGTCCTCGGGGAGAGCCTCGCGACGAAGGCGACGACGACCGTCTCGGCCGACCTCCGCGATACGGTCGAGTTCAGCGACGACCTCGCGGTGACCGAACTGCTCGTCCAGGACCACAGCGACCTCGTCGGGCAGACGATCCCGGAGTCGGGGGTCCGCGACCGGATGGGGATCACCGTCATCGGCGCGTGGTTCAACGGCGAGTTCGTCCCCGTTCCGGGACCGGAACACCGGATCGACGGCAACACGATCTTGCTCGTCGCGGGACAGCGAGACGACCTCTCCGAACTGAAAGCACGGACGGTGTCGAGCGTACAGCACCGCCGGGACCGCGTCCTCGTCGGCGGCTCCGGCGTCGTCGGTCACACGGCGGCGGAAACGCTGGCGGCCGACGGCGTGTCGACCTGTGTCGTCGATCTCGTCGAGCAGGAGGGGGTCGATATCGTCGGCGACGTAACCGACGAAGACGTCCTCGAAGACGCAGGCATCGGCGACTCCCGGTCGGTTATTCTCACGCTCGACGACGACGCGACGACGATCTACGCGACGCTGGTCATCAAACAGGTCGCACCCGAGGTGGAGATCATCGCGCGGGCGAACGAGACCGAGAACATCCCGAAACTCTACCGCGCCGGCGCGGAGTACGTCCTCGCGCTGTCGACGGTCACCGGGCGGATGCTCGCCTCCGTCCTGATCGAGGACGAGGAGATCCTCACCCCCGAAACGCAGTTCGAACTCGTTCGGACGGCCGCACCGCGGATCGCCGGCCGGAGCCTCGGCGACGTGGACCTGCGGGCCAAAACCGGCTGTACCGTTGTCGCCGCCGAGCGCGACGACGAGCTGTTGACCGATCTCGGCCCAGGGTTCGAGGTCCGGTCGGATGACACCCTAATCGTCGCGGGGAGCGACGAGGCGATCAACGAGTTCGTTGCACTCGCCACCGACTAG
- a CDS encoding aldo/keto reductase has protein sequence MEYTTLGDTGTRVSRLCFGTWRFGKESDGTVETDREEARQLLDACWDHGINFIDTANVYGDPNGTSERWIGKWLEDRDDVAREDLVVASKVYFPFDGRGEPGPNDSGLGRKHIRAQIEGTLERLGTDYLDLYYIHRWDDDTPIRETMRTLTELVREGKVHYLGASSMVAWKLTKALWTSDVEGLERFDVTQPMFNAADTDDVSDYLEVCADQNLAVCPYSPLAGGFLTGKYERDEDGAVVAPDGSRGTLSDLFEDRYTSETAWEVLEAVESVADEVDATPAQVSLRWLMEQDRFTCVPIVGARTPDQLSENVGAVELELTEAQFEQIDDARGVDDDGYR, from the coding sequence ATGGAGTACACGACGCTCGGCGACACCGGGACACGAGTCTCGCGGCTCTGCTTCGGCACGTGGCGCTTCGGAAAGGAAAGCGACGGCACCGTCGAGACCGACCGCGAGGAGGCCCGTCAGCTGCTCGACGCCTGCTGGGACCACGGGATCAACTTCATCGATACCGCGAACGTCTACGGCGATCCGAACGGCACGAGCGAGCGTTGGATCGGCAAGTGGCTCGAAGACCGCGACGATGTCGCCCGCGAGGACCTCGTCGTCGCCTCGAAAGTCTACTTTCCCTTCGACGGTCGCGGCGAGCCCGGGCCGAACGACTCCGGGCTCGGGCGGAAACACATCCGCGCACAGATCGAGGGCACCCTCGAGCGACTCGGCACCGACTACCTCGATCTGTACTACATCCACCGCTGGGACGACGACACGCCGATCCGGGAGACGATGCGGACGCTCACCGAACTCGTCCGCGAGGGCAAAGTCCACTATCTCGGCGCCTCGAGCATGGTCGCCTGGAAACTCACCAAGGCGCTGTGGACGAGCGACGTCGAGGGCCTCGAGCGGTTCGACGTGACCCAGCCGATGTTCAACGCGGCGGACACTGACGACGTGAGCGACTATCTCGAGGTCTGTGCCGATCAGAACCTCGCCGTCTGTCCGTACTCGCCGCTCGCGGGCGGCTTTCTGACGGGAAAGTACGAGCGCGACGAGGACGGGGCCGTCGTCGCACCGGACGGCTCGCGGGGAACCCTCTCGGACCTCTTCGAGGACCGCTACACCAGCGAGACCGCCTGGGAAGTGCTCGAGGCCGTCGAGTCCGTCGCCGACGAGGTCGACGCCACCCCGGCGCAGGTGTCGCTCCGGTGGCTGATGGAGCAAGATCGGTTCACTTGCGTTCCGATCGTCGGCGCGCGGACGCCCGACCAACTCTCGGAGAACGTCGGCGCGGTCGAGCTCGAGCTCACCGAGGCGCAGTTCGAACAAATCGACGACGCGCGCGGCGTGGACGACGACGGCTATCGCTGA
- a CDS encoding M24 family metallopeptidase, whose amino-acid sequence MNVDADLAPLREYLESAGADGYLIDDDASDSDQRYVSGFTAPDPYQTLVTRDGVHLLVSGLEYGRASAEANADSVSRRADYDYQRLVAEHGRYEGKIRSIEAFLADRGVDSIAVPRNFPTGTADGLRERGLEVTVEREGIVTEIRARKTEWEVEQIRASQRANEAAMASAEELLATAEVEDGVLVRDGEALTSEDVKEEIEITLLRHGCALDETIVACGADGADPHDRGSGPLEADELIVIDIFPRDKETGYFADMTRTFARGDPGEEARRRYDVTHEAYEAALEAVAAGVTGADVHGAACDVIEDAGYETLRSDPNTETGFIHSTGHGVGLDIHEEPSVSPSGGDLEAGHVISIEPGIYDPAVGGVRIEDLVVVTEDGYENLTEYRVGLEPTVGSRQ is encoded by the coding sequence ATGAACGTGGACGCGGACCTCGCACCCCTCCGCGAGTACCTCGAGTCGGCGGGCGCGGACGGCTACCTGATCGACGACGACGCGTCGGATTCGGACCAGCGGTACGTCTCCGGCTTCACCGCCCCGGATCCCTATCAGACCCTGGTCACCCGAGACGGGGTCCACCTGCTCGTCTCGGGCCTCGAGTACGGCCGCGCGAGTGCGGAGGCGAACGCGGACTCGGTCAGTCGGCGAGCCGACTACGACTACCAGCGGCTGGTGGCCGAACACGGCCGGTACGAGGGGAAGATCCGCTCGATCGAGGCTTTTCTCGCGGACCGCGGCGTCGACTCGATCGCGGTGCCGCGGAACTTCCCGACGGGAACCGCAGACGGGCTTCGCGAGCGCGGTCTCGAGGTGACCGTCGAACGCGAGGGGATCGTGACGGAGATCCGCGCGAGGAAAACGGAGTGGGAGGTCGAGCAGATCCGGGCGAGCCAGCGGGCGAACGAGGCCGCGATGGCCAGCGCCGAGGAGTTGCTCGCCACTGCCGAGGTCGAGGACGGCGTGCTCGTCCGCGACGGCGAGGCGCTGACCAGCGAGGACGTCAAAGAGGAGATCGAGATCACCCTGCTGCGCCACGGCTGCGCGTTAGACGAGACCATCGTCGCCTGCGGGGCCGACGGCGCAGACCCTCACGATCGCGGTAGCGGCCCGCTCGAGGCCGACGAGCTGATCGTGATCGACATCTTCCCGCGGGACAAGGAGACCGGCTACTTCGCGGACATGACACGAACGTTCGCCCGCGGCGACCCCGGCGAAGAGGCCCGCCGACGGTACGACGTGACCCACGAGGCCTACGAGGCCGCCCTCGAGGCCGTCGCGGCCGGCGTAACGGGAGCCGACGTGCACGGCGCGGCCTGCGACGTGATCGAGGACGCGGGCTACGAAACCCTCCGGAGCGACCCGAACACCGAGACCGGCTTCATCCATAGCACCGGCCACGGCGTCGGGCTGGACATCCACGAGGAGCCAAGCGTCTCGCCCTCCGGCGGCGACCTCGAGGCCGGTCACGTGATCTCGATCGAACCCGGCATCTACGACCCCGCGGTCGGCGGCGTCCGCATCGAGGATCTGGTGGTCGTCACCGAGGACGGCTACGAGAACCTGACCGAGTATCGCGTGGGGCTCGAGCCGACGGTCGGCAGTCGACAGTAA